One part of the Sphingopyxis sp. TUF1 genome encodes these proteins:
- a CDS encoding TonB-dependent receptor — translation MNRKWLVAALLSGALPFPAIAQDGFPVDETVAGEASDTIIVTAARTVLPPNALPLTIEVIDKDALDQQVAISGSVSDAVATLSPSFSPTRQKLSGAGETLRGRSPLYAINGIPQSTPLRDGSRDGFTIDGFFVDRVELIFGSNALQGIGGTGGIVNQVTVGAPAEEGLSGRALLQATADNDLSDEGMGGKVAGLVQYKAGRFDASVGAAWERRGVFFDGEGRPVGINLTQGETQDSETLSLFGRFGYAVTDTMRLDLIASRFELEGDGDYEVVAGNRATGLPTSQQRGTPPGVPATARTESLALSLTDTDLGGGNFVSQIFWNRSRDTFGGEPNPIATFQDPAIAPVGTLFDQSQNRSRKYGGKLSYERAVPGLEALTLIAGFDALWDSTEQRLIATDRAWVPPTDFRSLAPFGQANLKLAGGLVRLAGGARYENVKITIDDYTTLASAGRTFVSGGSPTFDDVLLNGGMIIEPIAGIRAYASYAEGYTVPDVGRITRAVSTPGVDIDNFLDISPIVSNNRELGVEVKRGPLDASATYFWSSSTKGQLLIARPDGIFDVVRQRVEIEGLEINLAVKLPIEGLTLSAGYAHINGRFDNDGDGVVETDLDGANISPDRLNLAAAYASGPFSARVQTQFYLARTFRGPNRDARNDFEGYNLTDAIVRYQTVFGGVSFAVSNLFDKQYISYASDTQRPTDNFFNFAGRGRSFTLGWDYRF, via the coding sequence ATGAATCGCAAATGGCTCGTCGCCGCGCTGCTTTCGGGCGCGCTCCCCTTCCCGGCAATCGCGCAGGACGGTTTCCCCGTCGATGAAACCGTGGCGGGAGAAGCGAGCGATACGATCATTGTCACCGCCGCGCGCACCGTCCTGCCTCCGAATGCCCTGCCGTTGACGATCGAGGTGATCGACAAGGATGCGCTCGACCAGCAGGTCGCGATCTCGGGATCGGTCAGCGATGCCGTCGCGACGCTGTCCCCCAGCTTTTCGCCGACGCGTCAGAAGCTCTCGGGGGCGGGCGAGACGCTGCGCGGGCGCTCGCCGCTTTATGCGATCAACGGCATCCCCCAATCGACCCCGCTGCGCGACGGCAGCCGCGATGGTTTCACCATCGACGGCTTTTTCGTCGACCGGGTCGAACTGATTTTCGGATCGAACGCGCTGCAGGGGATCGGCGGCACCGGCGGCATCGTCAATCAGGTGACCGTTGGCGCGCCCGCCGAAGAGGGCCTGTCGGGCCGCGCGCTGCTCCAGGCGACCGCCGATAACGACCTGTCCGACGAAGGCATGGGCGGCAAGGTCGCGGGCCTCGTCCAGTATAAGGCGGGGCGCTTCGACGCCTCGGTCGGCGCCGCATGGGAACGCCGCGGCGTCTTTTTCGACGGCGAGGGCCGACCGGTCGGGATCAACCTGACGCAGGGCGAAACGCAGGATTCCGAAACCCTCTCCCTGTTCGGCCGCTTCGGCTATGCAGTGACCGACACGATGCGGCTCGACCTGATCGCCAGCCGTTTCGAACTGGAGGGCGACGGCGACTATGAGGTCGTCGCGGGCAATCGCGCGACTGGCCTGCCGACCAGCCAGCAACGCGGCACCCCGCCGGGCGTCCCCGCAACGGCGCGCACCGAAAGCCTCGCGCTGTCGCTGACCGATACCGACCTTGGCGGCGGCAATTTCGTCAGCCAGATTTTCTGGAACCGCAGCCGCGACACCTTCGGCGGCGAACCCAATCCGATTGCGACCTTTCAGGACCCGGCGATTGCGCCCGTCGGCACATTGTTCGACCAGTCGCAGAACCGCAGCCGCAAATATGGCGGCAAGCTCAGCTATGAGCGCGCGGTGCCGGGGCTGGAGGCGCTGACGCTAATCGCGGGATTCGACGCGCTGTGGGATTCGACCGAGCAGCGGCTGATCGCGACCGATCGCGCATGGGTGCCGCCCACCGATTTCCGCAGCCTTGCCCCGTTTGGACAGGCGAACCTGAAGCTTGCCGGCGGCCTGGTCCGCCTTGCGGGTGGCGCGCGATATGAAAATGTAAAGATCACGATCGACGATTACACGACGCTTGCTTCGGCGGGCCGCACGTTCGTGTCGGGCGGCAGCCCGACCTTCGACGACGTGCTGCTCAACGGCGGCATGATTATCGAGCCGATCGCGGGCATCCGCGCCTATGCCAGCTACGCCGAAGGCTACACCGTCCCCGACGTCGGCCGGATCACCCGTGCCGTGAGCACCCCGGGCGTGGATATCGACAATTTCCTCGATATTTCGCCGATCGTGTCGAACAACCGCGAACTGGGGGTCGAGGTGAAGCGGGGTCCGCTCGATGCCAGCGCAACCTATTTCTGGTCGTCGAGCACCAAGGGACAATTGCTCATCGCCCGGCCCGACGGGATTTTCGACGTCGTGCGCCAGCGCGTCGAAATCGAAGGGCTGGAAATCAATCTGGCCGTCAAGCTGCCGATCGAGGGGCTGACGCTGTCGGCAGGCTATGCCCACATCAATGGCCGTTTCGACAATGACGGTGATGGCGTGGTCGAAACCGACCTCGACGGCGCGAATATCTCGCCCGACCGGCTCAACCTCGCCGCCGCCTATGCCAGCGGCCCCTTTTCGGCGCGCGTGCAGACGCAATTCTATCTGGCGCGCACCTTCCGCGGCCCGAACCGCGACGCGCGCAACGATTTCGAGGGCTATAATCTGACCGACGCGATCGTCCGCTATCAGACCGTTTTCGGCGGGGTCAGCTTCGCGGTGTCGAACCTGTTCGATAAGCAGTATATCAGCTACGCGAGCGACACTCAGCGGCCGACCGACAATTTCTTCAACTTCGCGGGTCGCGGACGCAGCTTCACGCTGGGATGGGATTATCGCTTCTGA
- a CDS encoding PepSY-associated TM helix domain-containing protein yields MKLLDTLHRWTGGLIGLVLALLGLSGTILLYEHLWIGVPGTGDPLRGDLATVAATTEKLMATPGAEGIIYADERFGLHQLRFGEGAGAYASQSGEIAARWASQWERPELWIFDFHHHLFAGDSGEWVIGIAGLAGLFFIISGAILWWRTRRTFQLRLWPKRMSRPSILMHHRDLGIVVAPLLLISIVTGTMMIFRPFALGVVAPFGLPAETARALEPPKYQGGPLAGKPDYTAMLAKAHRRFPDAEFRILSLPRKDGDPISLRMKQPAEWLPNGRTTLWFDAATGEVLGARDALAMPGGAQAFNMAFPIHASKVGGWAWRSLLTLSGLALTMLGSFAVWTFWFRRPKRVRPRTRTAYAAG; encoded by the coding sequence ATGAAGCTGCTCGACACGCTGCACCGCTGGACGGGGGGGCTGATCGGGCTCGTGCTCGCGCTGCTCGGCCTGTCGGGCACGATCCTGCTTTACGAGCATCTGTGGATCGGCGTGCCGGGCACGGGCGATCCGCTGCGCGGCGATCTTGCGACCGTCGCGGCGACCACCGAAAAGCTGATGGCGACGCCGGGCGCTGAGGGCATCATCTATGCCGACGAACGCTTCGGGCTGCACCAGCTGCGGTTCGGGGAAGGTGCGGGCGCCTACGCCAGCCAGTCGGGCGAGATTGCGGCGCGCTGGGCGAGCCAGTGGGAGCGGCCCGAGCTGTGGATCTTCGATTTCCACCACCATCTCTTCGCCGGCGACAGCGGGGAGTGGGTGATCGGCATCGCGGGGCTTGCCGGGTTATTCTTCATCATCAGCGGCGCGATCCTGTGGTGGCGCACGCGGCGGACCTTTCAGCTTCGCCTGTGGCCCAAAAGGATGAGCCGTCCGTCGATTCTGATGCATCACCGCGACCTCGGTATCGTCGTCGCGCCACTCCTGCTGATCTCGATCGTCACCGGCACGATGATGATCTTTCGCCCGTTTGCCTTGGGCGTGGTCGCTCCCTTCGGCTTGCCCGCCGAAACCGCCCGGGCGCTCGAACCGCCGAAATACCAGGGCGGCCCGCTCGCCGGAAAGCCCGATTACACCGCGATGCTCGCGAAAGCGCACCGCCGCTTCCCCGACGCCGAATTCCGCATTCTCAGCCTGCCGCGCAAGGATGGCGATCCGATCAGCCTGCGCATGAAGCAGCCCGCCGAATGGCTGCCCAACGGCCGCACGACCTTATGGTTCGACGCCGCGACGGGTGAAGTCCTCGGCGCGCGCGATGCCCTTGCGATGCCCGGCGGCGCGCAGGCGTTCAACATGGCCTTCCCGATCCACGCGTCAAAGGTCGGCGGCTGGGCGTGGCGCAGCCTGCTCACTTTGTCGGGCCTAGCCCTGACGATGCTCGGCAGCTTTGCGGTGTGGACCTTCTGGTTCCGGCGACCAAAGCGCGTCCGCCCCCGCACCCGCACCGCGTACGCCGCCGGCTAG
- a CDS encoding ArsR/SmtB family transcription factor, whose protein sequence is MSKVQPDAPVTTAPKMIDGIFRALADPTRRDVLERLSVRPTSVSDLASAHAMALPSFLEHLKILEACGLVSSRKVGRVRTYSLAPDRLRVAEDWLGTQRRLWEGRLERMETYLLKLKKEDKQ, encoded by the coding sequence ATGTCAAAAGTCCAACCCGACGCCCCGGTCACGACTGCACCGAAGATGATTGACGGGATTTTTCGCGCCCTTGCCGACCCGACGCGGCGCGACGTGCTCGAACGCCTGAGCGTTCGCCCGACATCGGTCAGCGACCTCGCCTCCGCGCACGCGATGGCGCTTCCTTCCTTTCTCGAACATCTGAAGATTCTCGAAGCCTGCGGGCTGGTCAGCTCGCGCAAGGTCGGCCGCGTCCGGACCTACAGTCTGGCGCCCGACCGGCTCCGCGTGGCGGAGGACTGGCTCGGAACGCAGCGCCGCCTTTGGGAAGGACGGCTCGAACGCATGGAAACCTATCTGCTCAAGCTCAAAAAGGAAGACAAGCAATGA
- a CDS encoding SRPBCC family protein produces the protein MTVSFPSIDPDLDLVLDREIDVPVELVWKVWTTPEHLKHWFVPKPWSVADCMIDLRPGGAFNTTMRSPEGEEFPNSGCYLEVVPFERLIFTDALLPGFRPAPAPFFTAGLFLTPQGSGTRYKAIALHGDSAARQKHEEMGFHDGWGTVVGQMVDYIKAM, from the coding sequence ATGACCGTCTCGTTTCCGTCGATTGACCCCGATCTCGATCTTGTGCTCGATCGCGAGATCGACGTGCCCGTCGAACTCGTCTGGAAAGTCTGGACGACCCCGGAGCATCTGAAACACTGGTTCGTTCCCAAGCCCTGGTCGGTCGCCGACTGTATGATCGACCTGCGCCCGGGCGGCGCGTTCAACACGACGATGCGCTCGCCCGAAGGGGAGGAATTTCCCAACAGCGGCTGCTATCTCGAAGTCGTGCCCTTCGAGCGCCTGATCTTCACCGACGCGCTGTTGCCGGGATTCCGGCCGGCGCCCGCACCCTTCTTCACCGCCGGACTGTTCCTGACCCCGCAAGGATCGGGAACACGCTACAAGGCGATCGCCCTTCACGGCGATTCGGCTGCGCGGCAGAAGCATGAAGAGATGGGCTTCCACGACGGCTGGGGCACGGTCGTCGGCCAGATGGTCGATTATATCAAGGCGATGTGA
- a CDS encoding DUF998 domain-containing protein, which produces MERTDNSRLLRAGIAAGCLFFVVTIVEIFARPGFDIARHAISMLSLGPRGWVMKVTFIASGLLVLACALGLRRASARVAGPVLVTLYGAGLILAGLFDAPPGLGFPPGTAADMQPVMTTGAIIHSVAFMLAFGSLILACFVFAFTFWRGGARGAAALSVLAGLTMPVLIQLGMAGIIVTGVAFYLAAMLAWVWLGWVARRHR; this is translated from the coding sequence ATGGAGCGAACCGATAACAGCCGCCTGCTCCGGGCCGGCATCGCAGCGGGATGCCTGTTCTTCGTGGTGACGATCGTCGAGATTTTCGCGCGCCCGGGATTCGATATCGCGCGCCACGCGATCAGTATGCTCAGCCTCGGTCCGCGCGGCTGGGTGATGAAGGTCACCTTCATCGCCTCGGGCCTGCTCGTCCTCGCCTGCGCGCTCGGGCTGCGCCGTGCCTCGGCGCGGGTCGCGGGGCCGGTGCTCGTCACCCTCTATGGTGCGGGGTTGATCCTTGCGGGTCTGTTCGACGCGCCGCCGGGGCTCGGCTTTCCGCCCGGCACCGCCGCAGACATGCAGCCGGTGATGACGACCGGGGCGATCATCCACAGCGTGGCCTTCATGCTCGCTTTCGGGTCGCTGATCCTTGCCTGCTTCGTTTTTGCTTTCACTTTCTGGCGAGGCGGTGCCCGCGGCGCGGCGGCGCTGTCGGTGCTTGCGGGCTTGACGATGCCGGTGCTTATTCAGCTGGGAATGGCGGGGATCATCGTAACCGGCGTCGCCTTCTATCTGGCCGCCATGCTTGCTTGGGTCTGGCTCGGCTGGGTCGCACGCAGGCATCGCTGA
- a CDS encoding primosomal protein N', with amino-acid sequence MTRARVLLLTAALGPLDYRVPQGAEAPLGSVVIAPLGPRRMGGVVWEDESFGAPEPVGDNRLRNLYEIVPVPPVPAPLRRLVEWTSDYYLAPPGSVLRMVLPGVAFADARRPIVEYRATGELPARMTPQRTVALERIGTRQGIVRELAAMAEVSEAVIRGLVQTGALEAISVSADQPYPEPDSGFAPPDLSDEQTAAAGQLRSAVAAGKFDTLLLDGVTGSGKTEVYMEAIAAAIDAGQQALVLLPEIALTEPMLTRFAARFGCEPVAWHSGLRSTERRRAWHAIARGEAKIIVGARSALFLPYANLGVIVVDEAHETSFKQEDGVHYHARDVAVMRGHFEGLPVVLASATPALESLAMVEAGRYRHIVLPARFGGATLPDLAAIDMRADPPDRGRWLAPPLVDALADRLAKGEQSLLFLNRRGFAPLTLCRTCGHRIQCPNCTAWMVEHRLVHRLACHHCGHVMPPPRLCPECEDEDSLVACGPGVERVADEVALRFPEARTAVVTSDTLWSPAKAAEFVGNVEGGLVDIIIGTQLVTKGYHFPNLTLVGVVDADLGLDGGDLRASERTFQQIAQVAGRAGRGVKPGEVLIQTRVPEAPVMAALVANDRDGFYAAEAAARKFAGAPPYGRFAALVISSEDIEVARGVAQRLGAKAPVAEGLAVYGPAPAPLAMLRGRHRFRLLLHAPRSFDLQGTIRTWVSSIDWPAKARLAIDVDPYSFV; translated from the coding sequence ATGACCCGCGCCCGCGTCCTCCTGCTCACCGCCGCCCTCGGCCCGCTCGACTATCGCGTGCCGCAGGGCGCCGAGGCGCCGCTCGGCAGCGTCGTGATCGCGCCGCTGGGGCCACGGCGGATGGGCGGCGTGGTGTGGGAAGATGAAAGCTTCGGCGCGCCCGAGCCGGTCGGCGACAACCGGCTGCGCAACCTTTACGAAATCGTGCCGGTGCCGCCGGTTCCCGCGCCGCTGCGCCGTCTCGTCGAATGGACGAGCGATTATTATCTCGCGCCGCCGGGATCGGTGCTGCGCATGGTGCTTCCCGGGGTCGCCTTTGCCGACGCGCGGCGCCCGATCGTCGAATATCGCGCGACGGGCGAGCTGCCCGCCCGCATGACGCCGCAGCGAACGGTGGCGCTTGAAAGGATCGGCACGCGGCAGGGGATCGTACGCGAACTAGCGGCGATGGCGGAGGTCAGCGAGGCGGTGATCCGCGGGCTCGTCCAGACCGGCGCGCTCGAAGCCATAAGCGTATCGGCCGACCAGCCCTATCCCGAACCCGACAGCGGCTTTGCCCCGCCCGACCTGTCGGATGAGCAGACCGCCGCCGCCGGGCAGCTTCGCAGCGCGGTTGCAGCGGGCAAGTTCGACACGCTGCTGCTCGACGGCGTCACCGGATCGGGAAAGACCGAAGTCTATATGGAGGCGATCGCCGCCGCGATCGACGCGGGCCAGCAGGCGCTCGTGCTGCTCCCCGAAATCGCGCTCACCGAACCGATGCTGACGCGCTTTGCTGCGCGTTTCGGCTGCGAGCCGGTGGCGTGGCACAGCGGGCTGCGCTCCACCGAGCGGCGGCGAGCCTGGCACGCCATCGCCCGCGGCGAGGCGAAGATTATCGTCGGCGCGCGCTCGGCACTGTTCCTCCCCTACGCCAATCTCGGCGTCATCGTCGTCGATGAAGCGCACGAGACGAGCTTCAAGCAGGAGGACGGCGTCCATTATCACGCGCGCGATGTCGCGGTGATGCGCGGGCATTTCGAGGGGTTGCCGGTGGTGCTCGCGAGCGCAACTCCGGCGCTCGAAAGCCTTGCGATGGTCGAGGCGGGGCGATACCGCCATATCGTGCTGCCCGCGCGCTTCGGCGGCGCCACCCTGCCCGACCTTGCCGCGATCGACATGCGCGCCGACCCGCCCGACCGCGGCCGCTGGCTCGCGCCGCCGCTCGTCGATGCGCTCGCCGACCGGCTCGCAAAGGGCGAGCAGAGCCTGCTGTTTCTCAACCGCCGCGGCTTCGCGCCGCTGACGCTCTGCCGCACCTGCGGCCACCGCATCCAGTGCCCCAATTGCACCGCGTGGATGGTCGAGCACCGCCTCGTCCACCGCCTCGCCTGCCACCATTGCGGGCATGTGATGCCGCCGCCGCGCCTCTGTCCCGAGTGCGAGGACGAAGACAGCCTCGTCGCCTGCGGCCCCGGCGTCGAGCGCGTCGCCGACGAGGTCGCGCTGCGTTTTCCCGAAGCGCGCACCGCAGTCGTCACCAGCGACACCCTATGGTCGCCCGCAAAAGCCGCCGAGTTTGTGGGCAATGTCGAGGGCGGGCTGGTCGACATCATCATCGGCACCCAGCTCGTCACCAAAGGCTATCATTTCCCGAACCTCACCCTCGTCGGCGTGGTCGATGCCGACCTTGGCCTCGACGGCGGCGACCTGCGCGCCTCCGAGCGGACTTTCCAGCAGATCGCGCAGGTGGCGGGACGCGCGGGGCGCGGGGTGAAGCCCGGCGAGGTGCTGATCCAGACGCGGGTTCCAGAGGCGCCGGTGATGGCCGCGCTCGTCGCCAACGACCGCGACGGTTTCTACGCCGCCGAGGCCGCGGCACGGAAATTCGCAGGCGCGCCGCCCTATGGCCGCTTCGCCGCGCTGGTCATTTCGTCGGAGGACATCGAGGTCGCGCGCGGCGTCGCGCAGCGGCTGGGGGCGAAGGCCCCCGTCGCCGAAGGCCTCGCCGTCTATGGCCCTGCCCCCGCCCCGCTCGCGATGCTGCGCGGCCGCCACCGCTTCCGTCTGCTCCTTCACGCGCCGCGCAGTTTCGACCTGCAAGGCACCATCCGCACCTGGGTAAGCAGCATCGACTGGCCCGCAAAAGCCCGGCTCGCGATCGACGTCGATCCCTATAGTTTCGTTTAA
- a CDS encoding isocitrate lyase/PEP mutase family protein: MTDMIARFRALHIPGDPLILVNIWDAGSAKAVAAAGAKAIATGSFGVAGAQGRADGEDFPLEDVFENLDRILSVTDLPVTIDMESGYGADPAAVGVSVGRAREAGAAGINMEDRLPGQSDLLPLAEAAARYRAAADTGIFVNARCDTFRGQDAATDGDALVAATLERARAYADAGAGSLFVPFLLDPKCIGAICDASPLPVNILRGKGGPTHRELAELGVARISHGHQPWAAAMAWLEAQAAQVLGGAEPDY, encoded by the coding sequence ATGACTGACATGATTGCCCGGTTTCGCGCGCTGCACATCCCCGGCGACCCGTTGATCCTCGTCAATATCTGGGATGCGGGAAGCGCGAAGGCGGTTGCCGCGGCGGGTGCTAAAGCGATCGCGACGGGCAGTTTCGGCGTCGCGGGCGCACAGGGACGCGCCGACGGCGAGGATTTCCCGCTCGAGGATGTGTTCGAAAATCTGGACCGCATCCTGTCGGTGACCGACCTGCCGGTCACGATCGATATGGAGTCGGGCTATGGCGCCGATCCCGCGGCGGTCGGCGTTTCAGTCGGCCGCGCTCGGGAAGCCGGTGCCGCGGGGATCAATATGGAGGACCGGCTGCCCGGTCAGTCCGACCTCCTGCCCCTCGCCGAAGCGGCGGCGCGATACCGCGCCGCGGCCGACACCGGCATCTTTGTCAACGCGCGCTGCGACACATTTCGCGGGCAGGACGCCGCGACGGACGGCGATGCGCTCGTCGCCGCGACGCTCGAGCGCGCACGCGCTTATGCCGATGCCGGCGCGGGGTCGCTGTTCGTGCCCTTCCTGCTCGACCCGAAGTGCATCGGCGCAATCTGCGACGCCTCGCCGCTGCCGGTGAACATCCTGCGTGGCAAGGGCGGCCCGACCCACCGCGAACTCGCCGAACTCGGCGTCGCGCGGATCAGCCACGGGCACCAGCCATGGGCAGCGGCGATGGCATGGCTGGAAGCGCAGGCGGCGCAGGTGCTGGGCGGCGCCGAGCCCGATTATTGA
- the ada gene encoding bifunctional DNA-binding transcriptional regulator/O6-methylguanine-DNA methyltransferase Ada, translating to MSFETMTDDDRWAVMCRRDKAYDGRFIVGVLTTGIYCRPSCGARQPLRENVRFFQDGAGARAIGLRPCKRCLPDDVGRDEAAVLKAIAAIKQSEEPLALADLAARTGYSPTHFQRVFTRHTGLSPAAYARALREERARTALSEGARVTDAIYDAGFSGPSRFYDNMEGRMGMTASAWVNGGKGAQIHWAVVPTSLGDMLVAATDKGVCRLSFAEGREALEERFPAATLVEGGEEFAALLSQVIEAVEAPTHGFDHIPIDVKGTAFQEAVWRELRRIPAGETRSYAEIAAAVGKPKAVRAAGSANGANNVAVLIPCHRVVRSDGTLGGYAYGLPIKDELLRREGAPGQRRLDEF from the coding sequence ATGAGCTTCGAGACGATGACCGACGACGATCGTTGGGCGGTGATGTGCCGCCGCGACAAGGCATATGACGGGCGCTTCATCGTCGGGGTGCTGACCACCGGCATCTATTGCCGCCCCAGCTGCGGCGCGCGGCAGCCGCTGCGCGAAAATGTCCGTTTCTTTCAGGACGGCGCCGGCGCGCGCGCGATCGGGTTGCGGCCGTGCAAGCGCTGTCTGCCCGACGACGTCGGACGCGATGAGGCGGCAGTGCTCAAGGCGATCGCCGCGATCAAGCAAAGCGAGGAACCCCTCGCGCTCGCCGACCTCGCCGCGCGCACCGGCTATTCGCCGACGCATTTTCAGCGCGTCTTTACCCGCCACACCGGCCTGTCGCCCGCCGCCTACGCCCGCGCGCTGCGCGAGGAGCGTGCACGGACGGCACTCAGCGAGGGGGCGCGGGTCACCGACGCGATTTACGACGCGGGCTTTTCGGGGCCGTCGCGATTCTATGACAATATGGAGGGACGCATGGGAATGACGGCTTCGGCATGGGTCAATGGCGGCAAGGGCGCCCAAATCCATTGGGCGGTCGTGCCGACGAGCCTGGGCGACATGCTCGTCGCGGCGACCGACAAGGGCGTGTGCCGCCTAAGCTTCGCGGAAGGGCGCGAGGCGCTCGAGGAGCGTTTCCCCGCCGCCACGCTGGTCGAGGGCGGCGAAGAATTTGCAGCGCTTCTGTCGCAGGTAATCGAAGCCGTCGAGGCGCCGACGCATGGGTTCGACCATATCCCGATCGACGTGAAAGGGACTGCGTTTCAAGAGGCGGTGTGGCGCGAACTGCGCAGGATTCCGGCGGGCGAAACGCGCAGCTATGCCGAAATCGCCGCCGCGGTCGGCAAGCCCAAGGCGGTGCGCGCGGCGGGCAGCGCGAACGGCGCGAACAATGTCGCCGTGCTCATCCCCTGCCACCGCGTCGTGCGCAGCGACGGCACGCTGGGCGGCTATGCCTATGGCCTGCCGATCAAGGACGAGCTGCTCCGCCGCGAAGGTGCGCCGGGCCAGCGCCGGCTCGACGAATTTTGA
- a CDS encoding DUF1203 domain-containing protein: MTYMISGLSPDLFAPLFAMDDAELAANHALRVTAAADRGFPCRISLEDAKAGEELILLHHVSHDVETPYRSAYAIYVRANVEATTWRDAVPPVFEGRPIALRAFGADGMLNNATIAAPGEADGAIRDLFADDAIAYIDAHNAAHGCFAARVQRDVA, encoded by the coding sequence ATGACCTATATGATTAGCGGGCTCTCCCCTGACCTCTTTGCCCCATTGTTCGCGATGGACGACGCCGAGCTTGCTGCGAACCATGCGCTGCGCGTCACCGCGGCGGCCGATCGCGGCTTTCCCTGCCGGATCAGCCTGGAGGATGCAAAAGCGGGCGAGGAGCTGATCCTGCTCCACCACGTCAGCCACGACGTCGAAACGCCCTATCGCAGCGCCTATGCCATCTATGTCCGCGCGAACGTCGAGGCGACGACCTGGCGCGATGCAGTGCCGCCGGTGTTCGAGGGGCGGCCGATCGCGCTCCGTGCTTTCGGCGCCGACGGGATGCTGAATAACGCAACCATTGCGGCGCCGGGCGAGGCCGATGGCGCGATCCGCGACCTGTTCGCCGACGATGCCATCGCCTATATCGATGCGCACAATGCGGCGCACGGCTGCTTTGCGGCACGTGTGCAAAGGGACGTGGCATGA
- a CDS encoding S1C family serine protease produces MTRFLALLLALFTLALPARAADDISAASRSVVRVVTVAMIDGEVVGFGHGSGIAISPTRIVTNAHVVESAARYPGNVALGVVPSEGQKSFAGKLIAIDAARDLALIEITEGRLPAAAIYTGPLDSGADVVALGYPGNVDLATARSANDYITPRTPTRSEGNFSNMQAVDRIAMLIHTAKISRGNSGGPLVDQCGRIVGINTAITRADDGDSPFAFAIAGRELTRFLADAGQQYTGIGTPCLSLAEADARERAAIEAEARADAAANAARDAAAKLDRELKQARAEEDALAARENRIAIAGVLFVIGALGAGAGLLFYSQRNMRNAKIAGGGGAALMLVAAVLFVTRPDARADITDNAQPTSAAAAPKLAEGSFLCTIRTDRSRITVSSTTDVPITIRAGGCVNDRTQYTQGPDDRWQRILVPNEEATVTVASIDAAGRNYRVDRYLLDAETMARAREIRAGNTLHGCSIDPDALANLAAQQDAIRSALPTEPNERLVYRCQPVAAGAKASSGG; encoded by the coding sequence ATGACCCGCTTCCTCGCGCTGCTACTCGCCCTCTTCACCCTCGCCCTTCCCGCGCGCGCCGCCGACGACATCAGCGCGGCGTCGCGCAGCGTCGTGCGCGTCGTCACCGTCGCGATGATCGACGGCGAGGTCGTGGGGTTCGGCCATGGCAGCGGCATCGCCATTTCGCCGACGCGCATCGTCACCAACGCGCATGTCGTCGAATCGGCCGCGCGCTATCCGGGCAATGTTGCGCTGGGCGTTGTGCCGTCGGAGGGACAAAAGAGCTTCGCGGGAAAGCTGATCGCCATCGACGCCGCGCGCGACCTTGCGCTCATCGAGATTACCGAGGGGCGCCTGCCCGCCGCCGCCATCTATACCGGACCGCTCGATTCGGGCGCCGATGTCGTCGCGCTCGGCTATCCGGGCAATGTCGACCTGGCGACCGCGCGCAGCGCCAACGACTATATCACCCCGCGCACGCCGACGCGCAGCGAGGGCAATTTTTCGAACATGCAGGCGGTCGACCGGATCGCCATGCTGATCCACACCGCAAAAATTTCGCGCGGCAATTCGGGCGGGCCGCTCGTCGACCAGTGCGGACGCATTGTCGGGATCAACACCGCGATCACCCGCGCCGACGACGGCGATTCGCCCTTTGCCTTTGCGATCGCCGGGCGCGAGCTGACGCGCTTCCTCGCCGATGCGGGGCAGCAATACACGGGCATCGGCACCCCCTGCCTGTCGCTGGCCGAGGCCGATGCCCGCGAACGCGCGGCGATCGAGGCCGAGGCGCGCGCCGACGCCGCCGCCAATGCCGCGCGCGACGCCGCGGCAAAGCTCGACCGCGAGCTCAAGCAGGCGCGCGCCGAAGAGGATGCGCTGGCGGCGCGCGAGAATCGCATCGCGATCGCGGGGGTATTGTTCGTCATCGGTGCGCTCGGGGCTGGGGCGGGGCTGCTGTTCTACAGCCAGCGGAACATGCGCAATGCAAAGATCGCGGGCGGCGGCGGCGCCGCGCTGATGCTCGTTGCGGCGGTGCTGTTCGTGACCCGCCCCGACGCGCGCGCCGACATCACCGATAATGCACAGCCGACTTCAGCTGCCGCCGCGCCGAAACTCGCCGAGGGCAGCTTCCTCTGCACGATCCGCACCGATCGCAGCCGTATCACCGTGTCGTCGACCACCGACGTGCCGATCACGATTCGCGCGGGCGGGTGCGTCAACGACCGCACCCAATATACGCAGGGGCCGGACGACCGCTGGCAGCGCATTCTGGTGCCGAACGAGGAAGCGACCGTCACCGTCGCGTCGATCGATGCCGCCGGGCGCAACTATCGCGTAGACCGATACCTGCTCGATGCCGAAACGATGGCGCGCGCGCGCGAAATCCGCGCAGGGAACACGCTGCACGGCTGTTCGATCGATCCCGATGCGCTGGCGAACCTTGCTGCGCAGCAGGATGCGATCCGCAGCGCGCTTCCCACCGAGCCCAACGAACGTCTCGTCTATCGCTGCCAGCCCGTCGCCGCCGGGGCAAAGGCGTCAAGCGGCGGCTGA